Below is a window of Salvelinus fontinalis isolate EN_2023a chromosome 31, ASM2944872v1, whole genome shotgun sequence DNA.
ctctctctctctctctctctctctctctctgttctctctgtctctctctctctgtctctctctctctcccactctccctctcctctctccaactctctctctctctgtctctctctctctctcctctctctcctctctccaactctctctcctctctcccactctctctctcctctctctcctctctccaactctctctcctctctcccactctctctctcctctctccaactctctctcctctcccccactctctctctcctctcctctctctcctctctctcctctctcccactctctctcctatctcccactctctctctcctctcctctctctcctctctcccactctctcccactctctctctctctctcccactctctctctcctctctctcctctctcccactctttctcctcgctcccactctctctctcctctctcccactctctctcctctctcccactctctctcctctctcccactctctctcctccctcccactctctctcctccctcccactctctctcctctctctctcctctctcccactctctctctctcccactctctctcctctctcccactctctctctcctctctctccaactctctctcctctcgcccactctctctctcctctctcccactctctctcctctctcccactctctctcctctctcccactctctcccactctctctcctctctcccactctctctcctctctcccactctctcccactctctctctcctctcccactctctctctttctcccctctcccactctctcccactctctctcctctcccactctctctctcctctcccactctctctcctctcccactctctctctcctctctcccactctctctcctctctcccactctctctcctctctcccactctctctctcctctagatgATCTTATTAGAGAAGCTGGGGCAGCAGTTGAGTCATCCCACCCGGTCAGTGTATGGTTGGCTGATCACTAAGTTCCTGaagtatcacaacaagatgttagaGGAGAGTgcggtgtctctgtctgggatgCAGCCTGGAGATACAGTGTTAGAGCTGGGCCACGGGCCAGGACTGGGTCTGAAGGCTGCAGCCACACTGCTGACAGAACCTACTGGGAGACTCATAGGAGTGGACTACTCACAATACATgcaccaggtgagagagagagtacatgagTGAGTAGAGGGGGGGTAATTTAGTGACTCAACAACACTGCTATTTCTcaactcccttctcccctctcctcttctccccaccaccccccctcctctcttcacctaccccctcttctcccctctcctccccacctacccccttttctcccccctcatccactctccctcctcctccccaccatcctcctctccccctcctcctcctcacttaccccctcttctcccctcttctaccccctcctcccctctccctcctctcttccccaccatccccctctcctcccctctcctcctccacaccacccccctctcctccccaccccccacccccctctcctcctcccctctcccttctagATGGCAGGTCATCTTCTGAAGGAATTGGTCTACAGTGGGAAGgtgtctctgtatctgtgtgATGTGGCAGCCATGCCTCTAGCAGCCAATATGGTAGACAAGGTGTTCCAC
It encodes the following:
- the LOC129829459 gene encoding uncharacterized methyltransferase YdaC-like: MILLEKLGQQLSHPTRSVYGWLITKFLKYHNKMLEESAVSLSGMQPGDTVLELGHGPGLGLKAAATLLTEPTGRLIGVDYSQYMHQMAGHLLKELVYSGKVSLYLCDVAAMPLAANMVDKVFHCNCYYFWPDLMKGAAEIHRVMKPGGRHLGSA